A stretch of DNA from Methylomicrobium lacus LW14:
AATCGGGCATCGAAACGCCGTCGAGACGCTGCTGGATGTCCGACTCGCCGATGCCGAGCGTCTTGATCGTGACCAGTCTGGAGGGATTTAGCACGAAGCGCTCGGTCAAGAGCGGCTTGACCCGCTCGATAAACATCCCGCGCATTTCGGACGGCACGCCGGGCATGAACGCAAACCAGCAGCGTCCGGCCCGCACCGCGAAGCCAGGCGCTGTGCCCCAGTCGTTGTCGAGGCGGATCGAACCTTGAGGCAGCAGCGCCTGCTTGCGGTTGGTCGCGGGCATCGGCCGTTTTCTGTTGTTGAAATAGCGTTCGATTTGCCGGTAGGCGGTCTCGTCGAATTCGAGCGGCAGATTAAAGGCGGCGGCGACCGCTTCGGCGGTCAGGTCGTCGCTGGTCGGTCCGAGTCCGCCGGTGCAGAGGCAGCCGTCGGCGCGCTGCGCAATTTCCTTCAGTAAGGCGATCAAATCGCCGAGTTTGTCGCCGACCGCGGTATGGCGGCTGACCGTAAAACCGAGCGCTACGGACTGCTCGGACAGCCAGGCGGAGTTCGTATCGACGGTCTGGCCGGTGACGATTTCCTCGCCTTGCGAAAAGATTTCCAGGATCGGCATGGTGTTTAGTTCTGTAGCAATGAAAAATCAGCCGGCCGCGATCTGATACCAGAACGGCAGCGTGACCAGGCTCAGCAGCGTGGTCACGGTCACCGCCATCGCATAGAGTGAGCTGTCGAGTTGATAGCGGTCGCAAAACACGATGCCGAGCACCATGCACGGCATCGCCATTTCGAGCACCAAGGCGTCCTGATGCGCCTGATCGAGCGTCAGGTACTGGCTAAACCAGAGCGCGAACCAGGGCATCAGCGCCATCTTGATCAGGATCACCGGCGTCACATAGGGTAGATTGCGCAGCGTGACCGCCTTCCAACTCAGCGCCATGCCGAGCGAGATCAGCATCAAGGGCACGACGCCGGCGGCCAATTTTTGCAGCACCGCGGCCAGCCACTCGGGCGCGGGGACTCGGCAAAGATTCAAGGCCACCGCCAGCATGGCCGCAAGGAACGGCGGCGCGACCAAAAACGACCAAAAGCGCTCTCGGTTCTGCTCGCCGTTTTGGCCGTAATGTCGGGCCGCGGCAATGCCGACCGTCAGCACCGCGGGCGCGGTCGCGAACAAATCGATCTGAATCGCGACCGACCTGGCCCAATGGCCGAAGGTCTGTTCGAGTACCGGAAGACCGAGGTAAGTCACGTTTGGAAAGCTGGTCGCGAGCAGCACCGCGCCCATTTGTTGCGGCTTGAAGCGCAAAAGGCGCCCGACGAGCCAGATGCAGGCCATCGCGAAGGACAGGCAGGCCGCGCCGAACAGCGTATATTGCAGCGAATGGATGCCGACATCGGCCTTCCAGAGCACATCCAGCACTAACGCCGGCAGCAGCAGATAATAGACCACGGTGGTCAGCACGGTTCGCGTCTGTTCCGCGGACAGCTCGCCCGGACGCCAATAACGCCACGCCACGCCGCAGGCAATCATCGCGAACATTTGCCACAAAGTTGAAATCATGAGGTCCCTGATGGATTAACGCGGCGCCATTTTAGCATTGGGCATTGCGGAGAGGCATTTCGGCCGCGAAATGCGGCATCGGGATCGAGAGGGAAGCGGCCTGAGGCGGCCTGCGCAAGAGCGGCGTGATGGATTGCAGGCCTTGCCGGCCTGCAATCCGCACAGAGAAATCAGATAGGAGTGACTTCTTCTGCTTGTGGACCTTTTTGGCCTTGGGTAATGTTGAATTTTACCTTTTGGCCTTCGTCCAGAGACTTGTAGCCTGAGCCGACGATATTGCGGAAGTGTACGAATACGTCTGGGCCTGATTCTTGTTGAATGAAGCCAAAGCCTTTTTCTGAGTTAAACCATTTTACGGTACCAGTTGCCATTGTGTATGTCCTAAAAAATAAAAATGAAAAATTGCTGTAAAGAAAAGAGCGGGTAGAGCTGGGGGAATAACGCGAATCACTTATGATAAACAGGACAAGCAATAGACAAGGAACTGCGTAGAGATAAGCAACGGTAAATCACTCAGACTCGGCACATCATAATGGAGGGTCGCGCTCGATGTCAACTGCTCAACTTTCAACCTAGCTTAAATCCCAGCGAAAGCCCTGCGACCGCACTAACGCTCCGAGTCGTGATTGTCGACAGGCGGTCGACCAGGAAATTGCCCGAACTCTTGGCGGCCTGCGTCGCCGCATCCGCGACATGCTCCAGTTGCGCGCCATTGATCGTGATGATGCCGTAATGTTCTCCCGCCAACATCAGCACGACCAAACCGCCGCCGATGAACAGTGCGGTTTTCAGCATTTTCTTCGCAAAATAACCGACCGCCATGCCGATCACGAAGGGGGCGCCGACGTTGCCGAGCAGAAACGGTGCGCTGAAAATGTCGTTAAGGGAAGAAGAGGGAATATCGATCGCTTGTTGAGTCATGAAAAATCAGGTTGGATTGAAAGGCCCGGCAGGAAAAATGCTTCAAAAAACGCCGCTTTCGAAGGCCTTCCGTGCCGCAGGCAAAAGGCATAGTATATAGGAATGCTTCAACACTTTTAACCGGCATTAACAAATGGCGAAGAATACGGCAACATGACAAGGCTTTCGACTGCTGGCTCGCGACGGGAGACTATGCCAGCCGCCCGCCCGGCGAGCTGCACGGGCCTTTTCACACCGATGTCGAGTGCATCGTGCTCGAAATCTCCTACCCGAGCCAGGCCATCGCTTGAGCGAGACCTGCCGGGTGTTTAAAACCCGGCAGGTCTTCGGCCTACATCAGCGGTAAAATTTGCGCGAAAATCTTGCCGTTGGTCGCCAGGATTTGCTTCGGAAACAATCCCGGATTGCCCTTGAAGTCTGTCAGCGTGCCGCCGGCTTCCTGCACGATCAACGCGCCGGCGGCGACATCGTACAGGTTCAGCTCCTGTTCCCAGAACGCATCGACCTGGCCTTCCGCAACGAAGCACAGATCGAGCGCGGCGGAGCAGAAGCGGCGCTGGCCGGTCGTGCGCTGGGCGATACGGCAGAAGCGTTCGAGGTTATTGTCGGTCAAGTAGTTGCGGAGACAAGCGAAGCCGGTCGCGATCATCGCATCGCCGAGTTCGGTTTCGTCCGAGACCGCAATGCGCTCGCCATTCTTGAATGCGCCCTGGCCTTTTTCGGCGATATAGAGATCGTTGAACACCGGCGCGTACACCGCGCCGAGCACAATGTCGCCGTCGATTTCGAGCGCGATGCTGACCGACCAGCCATATTGCCCCTTCTTAAACGAATGCGTGCCGTCGATCGGATCGACGATCCAGCGGCTCGCTTGATCGGCGCTTTGCCCGCTTTCCTCGCCCCAGAAGCCGTATTCGGGGTATTCGCGGGTCAGGGTTTCCTTCAAAAACGCCTCGATCGCGACATCGGCTTCGGTCACGAAATCGCGCGCGGCCTTCTTGTTCACCGCCATGTTTTTGCGGTCATTAAAAAACTTCATGCCGATGGCGCCCGCATCGCGGATCACTTTTTCAAGCGCGGCTTGGGTTACTCTCATTCAGGCGGCCTCGATGACGACAGGATTAGACATAACACGGCAAACTCCCATGCAAATCGTTATTATATCAGTCCGGCACGGGCGCTTTGCCGAAAAAGCCCGTGTCTGATTATTTTATCGGTTGATTTCGCTGAGTTGAGTTGATGCGTGATAACGGCGACCCTAAACCTCTCCCGCCGCAAGTCCGCAAGGGCCGCGGCGCCTTGAGCAATCGCAGCGGGCGCTTCGAAGCCGAAACGCGCGAAGCGTTCGACGACGGCTGGGGCAGTCTCGATGAATTGCCGGCGCGTGTGCCGACCACCTTGAGCGTCGACGCAGCCAAGACCGTGCTCAGCCTGGAAGCAGCCCGAGAAAAGCGGCGCCTAGGAGGGTTCCCGTGGCATAGCTCCGCAGTAAAGGCAGGAGGCTCCTTTCTGCGCTCTTCCGGCAAAGCGAGGACACTGGCGGCAGCCACCACGCCTCCGACACCGCCCACCAAACAAATATTAAACAGATTTATTAGAACAGCCAGGGCATTTTTCGATCTACTAACGCAAAGTTAGTCACTATCGTTCTCATATTT
This window harbors:
- a CDS encoding competence/damage-inducible protein A, yielding MPILEIFSQGEEIVTGQTVDTNSAWLSEQSVALGFTVSRHTAVGDKLGDLIALLKEIAQRADGCLCTGGLGPTSDDLTAEAVAAAFNLPLEFDETAYRQIERYFNNRKRPMPATNRKQALLPQGSIRLDNDWGTAPGFAVRAGRCWFAFMPGVPSEMRGMFIERVKPLLTERFVLNPSRLVTIKTLGIGESDIQQRLDGVSMPDSVQLGFRAGVDEVQTKLLFPANYPETDRTTLTEQIAARLGDFVFGIDGLSENTGNLAAVVDKLMRVAGKTLAVVETASQGLLAAKCPGATWLKSALFEQSLSALGQRLAVAVDANDLAATGVRLAKALQAQNPTDFVLIQLYEGSPAQFQDKDRTIILYNTLLTQGSLQQNRHNLGGPLGRKQNQAALLGLDLLRRHLQNRKI
- a CDS encoding AEC family transporter, translated to MISTLWQMFAMIACGVAWRYWRPGELSAEQTRTVLTTVVYYLLLPALVLDVLWKADVGIHSLQYTLFGAACLSFAMACIWLVGRLLRFKPQQMGAVLLATSFPNVTYLGLPVLEQTFGHWARSVAIQIDLFATAPAVLTVGIAAARHYGQNGEQNRERFWSFLVAPPFLAAMLAVALNLCRVPAPEWLAAVLQKLAAGVVPLMLISLGMALSWKAVTLRNLPYVTPVILIKMALMPWFALWFSQYLTLDQAHQDALVLEMAMPCMVLGIVFCDRYQLDSSLYAMAVTVTTLLSLVTLPFWYQIAAG
- a CDS encoding cold-shock protein, which gives rise to MATGTVKWFNSEKGFGFIQQESGPDVFVHFRNIVGSGYKSLDEGQKVKFNITQGQKGPQAEEVTPI
- a CDS encoding FUN14 domain-containing protein, which gives rise to MTQQAIDIPSSSLNDIFSAPFLLGNVGAPFVIGMAVGYFAKKMLKTALFIGGGLVVLMLAGEHYGIITINGAQLEHVADAATQAAKSSGNFLVDRLSTITTRSVSAVAGLSLGFKLG
- a CDS encoding inositol monophosphatase family protein, producing the protein MRVTQAALEKVIRDAGAIGMKFFNDRKNMAVNKKAARDFVTEADVAIEAFLKETLTREYPEYGFWGEESGQSADQASRWIVDPIDGTHSFKKGQYGWSVSIALEIDGDIVLGAVYAPVFNDLYIAEKGQGAFKNGERIAVSDETELGDAMIATGFACLRNYLTDNNLERFCRIAQRTTGQRRFCSAALDLCFVAEGQVDAFWEQELNLYDVAAGALIVQEAGGTLTDFKGNPGLFPKQILATNGKIFAQILPLM